In one Candidatus Zixiibacteriota bacterium genomic region, the following are encoded:
- a CDS encoding citrate (Si)-synthase, which yields MNTFTSTKTATDTTPRAEIYKETGMAITLKEKLAGMIPKLRQEREELLRSHGEKTISSVTISQAIGGTRGVRALVCDTSVVEADQGLIIRGIPIMELIDRLPEEIFWLLLTGELPSGDELKLFQKELRAQGEVPAYIWKLLQCMPKNSHPMTMLSSAILAMSNESAFRKKYDEGIPKSTYWEPALEDAIKIMGTVHTIAAGIYRMRYKKGPVILPSTKTDWSSEYVRMLGLAPKKGETSKMMQLYLVLHSDHEGGNVSAYSCHTVGSALSDPFYSVSAGLNGLAGPLHGLANQECLGWILDTIENFGCAPTEEQIREYSWKTLKSGQVIPGYGHAVLRITDPRFTAITDFGRKHLKHDPVFQTVDRVFNVVPNVLLEQGKAKDPWPNVDAGSGAVLYHYGLKEFEYYTVVFSVSRVMGMLAQLVLNRALGTPITRPKSVSTAWLRQEAMKEKN from the coding sequence ATCAACAAAAACCGCAACGGATACGACCCCTCGCGCTGAAATATACAAGGAGACAGGGATGGCCATCACGCTGAAGGAGAAGCTTGCCGGAATGATTCCAAAGCTTCGCCAGGAACGAGAAGAACTTTTACGATCGCACGGCGAGAAGACCATATCGTCAGTCACAATTTCCCAAGCAATAGGCGGCACGAGAGGTGTTCGCGCCCTTGTCTGTGACACATCGGTTGTCGAAGCCGATCAAGGGCTAATAATTCGCGGAATACCTATCATGGAGCTTATTGACCGGCTTCCAGAGGAGATTTTCTGGCTCCTCCTGACCGGTGAACTCCCATCAGGCGATGAACTTAAACTCTTCCAAAAGGAACTGCGCGCCCAAGGCGAAGTACCAGCCTATATCTGGAAACTTCTCCAATGCATGCCCAAGAATTCGCATCCTATGACCATGCTCAGCAGTGCCATTCTGGCCATGTCAAATGAATCTGCTTTTCGAAAGAAATATGACGAAGGAATTCCAAAATCGACCTATTGGGAACCTGCTCTTGAAGACGCCATAAAGATAATGGGCACAGTGCACACAATCGCCGCTGGCATTTACCGCATGCGCTACAAAAAGGGGCCGGTTATTCTGCCTTCGACCAAGACTGATTGGTCATCAGAGTATGTACGCATGCTTGGTTTGGCGCCGAAAAAGGGTGAGACCTCCAAGATGATGCAGCTCTATCTCGTACTGCATTCTGATCATGAAGGCGGAAATGTCTCGGCCTACTCCTGTCATACAGTCGGCTCGGCCCTGTCGGATCCTTTTTATTCCGTTTCAGCTGGTCTCAATGGTCTTGCTGGGCCCCTGCACGGTTTGGCTAACCAGGAATGTCTTGGATGGATACTCGATACAATTGAAAATTTCGGCTGCGCCCCGACCGAAGAGCAGATCCGGGAATATTCCTGGAAAACCCTCAAATCAGGTCAGGTCATTCCGGGCTATGGACATGCTGTGTTGAGAATTACCGATCCCCGATTCACGGCGATCACTGATTTTGGGCGAAAGCATCTGAAGCACGATCCTGTCTTTCAGACCGTAGATAGAGTTTTCAATGTCGTTCCGAACGTTCTACTTGAACAGGGAAAAGCCAAAGACCCGTGGCCGAATGTCGATGCCGGATCGGGCGCGGTGCTCTACCATTACGGCCTGAAAGAGTTTGAGTACTACACAGTTGTATTTTCTGTCTCTCGCGTGATGGGAATGCTTGCCCAGTTGGTCCTCAACCGCGCTCTCGGAACGCCAATAACCCGCCCAAAATCTGTCTCTACGGCATGGTTA